A segment of the Epinephelus fuscoguttatus linkage group LG23, E.fuscoguttatus.final_Chr_v1 genome:
CGTTAGCATCAGTTTCGCTAACAGCTTTAGCTACAGCACCAAATTCGGTGGCGCCTTTACTCCGGACATTACGGTTATTACGTATCTACATGCGCCGCtgtcgcagcagcagcagcagcagcagaatggTAACAACCGGGTTTCTTTTGGATGGCGATCACGGAAACTGGATTAGATCCGTCTTTTTGCTCGCGCTGTCGACAGCCGTGTGAAAATATGGCGCAGTTATGCCACTAACCAGCAGAATATGCAGGTACTCGTCACAGCCCAGTCGGCTGCAGTGTTAGCATTGTGGTAGCAATGtgtgtaacgttaacgttagctgggaCAGAAATAGCCAGCCCTCGTTGAAACAGCAGCCTGCTCCTGTGTTTGGACCTGCTTTGTGTTCAGTAAGCGGCCGCTTTGCAGTCTCTCTGGAATGCATCTCTCCAAGAAATGCTCCGTCTTCAAAGTGGTGCTGAGTGCTCTGCTGATAGTGGCGCTCCTGCAGCTCATATACCTGTCCTTCCTGTCCAAGTTTCACGGTAAGCAGCAGCGCTACAGATACTCCGAGCTGTTTGGAGGCTCCGGGGGCAAGAAGAATGGGCACCCCGAGAAAAACACGCGGAAAGAGCGTCTGAGATACTCGCTGTCCACTGGTGGGATATTTGACAACAGTGGGCAGTACCGGGTGTACAAGAACTTGATCAAAAGTGATTTCACCACAAACCAGAAGCCAGGGTCCGACCCCAGCTCCAATGTCCTGGCTTtagccacacacacaaccatcaaCAACCTGCATCACCTGGAGTCTCTCCTGGAGAGGTGGCAAAACCCTCTCTCTGTGGCCATATTCGCACATGGGCAAGATGTCAAGTTTGCCACGGCTCTGGTCTACGCTCTCAGCTTCTTCTGCCCTCAGATTCAAGCTCTGGTGGACTTCCACCTGGTCTGCCTCTCTGGAGAGATGGCCAGTTTCCCTGAGCAGGACCGTGAGCACTTTGCAGGGCTTGAGGACTGTGCCGCTGTGTTCTCCAGACTGGAGACCCACAGAGATAAATACAAGAACTACGCCATCAGTGGGAACGTCTCCTACCCCAACAACCTTCTTCGCAACGTCGCCCGAAGTGGCACGGAGTCCTCCTACATCCTGGTCATTGACATCGACATGATGCCAAGCGCTGACCTGCACCAGCAGTTCCTGGCCATGATCACGAGACGAGAGCCAATGAGCGATGAGGTGTTTGTGTTGCCTGCCTTCGAGATCCGCCACGCCCGGAAGATGCCCGCCAGCAAGGCAGAGTTGGTTCAGCTCTATCAGGTCGGCGAGGTCAGGCCATTTTATGAAGAGCTGTGTCCTCGCTGTCAAGCCCCGACCAACTACTCTCAGTGGGTTAACAGCCACGTTAGAGGGACGGGCACCCTGGAGGTTGCCTACACGCTCACCTGGGTGGACCCCTGGGAGCCTTTCTACATCGGGCCCCACACTGTGCCCCTCTATGATGAGAACTTCAAGCAGTATGGCTTCAATCGCATCAGCCAGGTTTGTACAACTTCAACATTTATGTGTGATAGTTCACTCTTTGGAAACCCTGGTTTGATATATAATTTTACCAGCCTTGTTCATCCAGTCTCTTCCTTTGACTAAAAGTTATATGCAGTGGAGTGTATTCTCATTCTGGGGGAAACACTGTACTTGGCACACAGCAGCACCATCCTGATGCAATCCACTGCAGGACTTTTTTGCATATAAATACACTTTGACAAAGTCTCAAACTGAATCACTATTTACTTCTCAGCACACATCTTCTCAACTCAGAGGCTTTTTAGTCCTCCGTATAACCGTTTCTTTCCCGACCAACTGTCCCAAATCCTAACATATTTAGTTTATTATCACTGAAGactaagaaaacaaacacatattcACACTTGAAAGGCTGCAACCTGTGAAATTAGCTTTTCCCTTGCTGTAAAATGACAGGATTAAGGGAGCACATGGAGGCCACTTTACTTGGCACATGGAGTGCTACTGGGCTTGTAAAAACTGTGATGTAATGGCTCTGTGGCTCTGAAGGGGGCTTCTGGGAAAATAACCCTAATCATATCATCAGGGTCATGGTGGGCATAATTTGACAGAAAGCCGGTGTTACAAAATGGGGGTGTGGAGTGCAAAAGATATGAGCCCTTTTTACACGGATCGCATTATAGGGCTGCTGCTTTACACCGCCTTTACTTTGTTACAAGGAACATAGCAACAGTTGCAtcatgtgtgattttagacagcatgctggcatgaTGAGTGTGACgtttaacacaacagcatcggtCTGTAGTGTAGCAAACAAACTATGTatcagcagcactttataagcaataacaatggcataacaatcatttactgtctctgttatatggAGACTGATCTCGTCCTCAGCCTCGAATGGTAATGAgtcccagacctcattgttttcccaatttgtggaaaCTTTCAGCTACTGTTCTTCtgctttgagttagctgctaactgcttctagctgcttCTCCCACGGTGGGCTGAACGCATAACACATTGTGAAAACATCACATTTGTCCCGCCCATGGTCCCATCCTGccgactgtccctttaacactgATGCTGAGTCAGCACTGTTGCTACCTCTGTTGAAACAACTCTGTCCCCTGATTCCACAATCGTatcttttatacagaacaggaAGCGTAAAAGGGGCTATGGATATTTTACAAGCAGGTATTGAAGAATACTACTGAGCTGGATTAGGGGAAGCATAAGATCCAATGTTTTCAGGGTTTGACCCACACTAAGGGCAAACAGTCCGGATAtttctgctcctgctgcttTGTTTTGACCTCTCACAGGTCCCCCAACTTTATGGAAGCACATTACTGAATCAGTGGAATGCCCCTTTAGTCGACAATCAAAATTGCTGCAAATTAATTCAATGGTGATCAACAAATGAATTAATTGACTTACTGTTTCAGTTGTAGTTTCTCCTTGCCTTCTCTTTGTCTACTTCCTAAGTCCTCCGTCCCTATTGTGGCAACTTCTCCACACCCTGGTTGATCTCCTCTCCCCTCACCGCCTCTCTCTGACACCTCTTAAGCCTAGTTCGCGAAGAGActaaaccattttagaacaCTGCAGgaaaaagttgcagcagtgtgaactggcctaTCTCAGCCCGACTCAAGCTGTCTGATGGTGTCGCCAGTGGCAGGTTTGAGAACGCAACTGGTATCCAGGTTGTAGCGCTTTTAGTCACTTGTCAGCAGATACCATGTTTGTCGCATTCTCTGACAGCAGCCCTCCACCCCAAAGTCTGTTTCATTCACATCCCCTCGACTTGTGATACGTATGTTGGTCTCTGTGTCACAGTGTCGTGTCGGacagtgggtcgctgctgctgcagtgggcATGTCAAACACACATACTTGAAAAAACAGTCGTTACTTGTACCTGAAAAGCCGAAAATTAGAATGGGAAGTGCAGAGAGTCTTTGCTATAGAGATGATacatcatctcatctcatctatcaattc
Coding sequences within it:
- the b4gat1 gene encoding beta-1,4-glucuronyltransferase 1, translating into MHLSKKCSVFKVVLSALLIVALLQLIYLSFLSKFHGKQQRYRYSELFGGSGGKKNGHPEKNTRKERLRYSLSTGGIFDNSGQYRVYKNLIKSDFTTNQKPGSDPSSNVLALATHTTINNLHHLESLLERWQNPLSVAIFAHGQDVKFATALVYALSFFCPQIQALVDFHLVCLSGEMASFPEQDREHFAGLEDCAAVFSRLETHRDKYKNYAISGNVSYPNNLLRNVARSGTESSYILVIDIDMMPSADLHQQFLAMITRREPMSDEVFVLPAFEIRHARKMPASKAELVQLYQVGEVRPFYEELCPRCQAPTNYSQWVNSHVRGTGTLEVAYTLTWVDPWEPFYIGPHTVPLYDENFKQYGFNRISQACELHVAGYRFSVLSSAFVVHRGFKIQGEFHARKDEENKRNRILFRNFKEGLKTKYPSSSRRC